In Cucurbita pepo subsp. pepo cultivar mu-cu-16 chromosome LG10, ASM280686v2, whole genome shotgun sequence, the DNA window GGCGAGGCTCTCCGAACACTTTGCCTTGCCTATATGGAACTGGAAAAGGGATTCTCTGTCAATGATCCCATTCCAGTTTCTGGTTATACCTGTATAGGAATTGTGGGAATTAAAGATCCTGTTCGTCCTGGTGTTAAGGAGTCTGTTGCAACTTGTCGTTCAGCTGGTATTACTGTACGAATGGTTACTGGTGACAATATCAATACTGCAAAAGCTATTGCGAGGGAATGTGGAATTCTCACTGATGATGGCATAGCCATTGAGGGTCCAGATTTCAGAGAGAAAACTCAAGCGGAATTGCTTCAAATCATTCCCAAAATTCAGGTGCTTAGTTGTTTTCCTAATCTCTCTGCATCCTCCAGTTTCCCACAATTAGTTTATCTGATTCACAGTTAAGAAAACTCCTGATTTTTATGTAGGTGATGGCTCGATCTTCACCTCTAGATAAGCACACTCTGGTCAAGCATTTGCGGACCACCTTTGATGAAGTTGTTGCAGTTACTGGTGATGGGACAAATGATGCTCCTGCACTTCACGAAGCAGATATTGGACTAGCAATGGGCATCGCTGGAACTGAGGTGAGTTTAACATCGAGCTACTTGAACTCCAAGAAAACATATCTGCATTAGTTTACGATATTCTCTGCCGTTAAGACTGCTTGATGGACCTCTGTTTCTGGCTTTCAGGTCGCCAAAGAGAGTGCTGATGTGATCATTCTTGATGATAATTTCTCTACCATAGTGACTGTGGGAAAATGGGGTCGTTCCGTTTACATAAATATCCAAAAATTTGTGCAATTCCAGCTGACTGTTAACATAGTGGCGTTGATCGTAAACTTCTCTTCAGCATGTTTGACAGGTTAAATGTCTAAGCACCTCCTATTGCTTGGttcacttatttttattaggcCCAATAAttcttgttttccttcttctGCTAACCTTTTGGCGAGAAAACATTGCTTCAGGTAATGCTCCTCTTACTGCAGTCCAGCTCTTGTGGGTGAACATGATTATGGATACACTTGGAGCGCTGGCTCTCGCCACTGAGCCTCCAAATGATGGCTTGATGAAGCGCTTACCTGTTGGGAGGAGAGGAAGCTTTATCAGCAATGTCATGTGGAGAAATATCATGGGCCAGTCCTTTTATCAGTTAATTGTGATATGGTTTTTACAGGCCAAAGGGAAAGAAGCGTTCAATCTAGACGGCCCTGACTCTGATCTGATACTGAATACACTCATCTTCAATTCCTTTGTGTTCTGTCAGGTACGTGACCGGTATTGATTTTAGAATTTGGTTatgaattcaaatattttcttgtgGAAGATGAAAATTATGGTAAAAAACCAAATGATTTTCAAACGCAACCCACATATCCAaactaaatttcttttttgtggcAGATTTTCAACGAAGTAAGTTCGAGGGAGATGGACAAAATCAATGTCTTTAAAGGCATACTTGATAACTATGTGTTTGTGCTTGTGATTGCTTCCACCATCATCTTCCAAATCATAATCATCGAATTCCTGGGAACATTTGCAAGCACAACCCATCTGGATTCGTCGCAGTGGCTGTTCAGCGTGGCGATTGGATTCCTAGGCATGCCCATTGCTGCTGTGTTGAAGACTATTCAAGTATGAGTATAAACAAACCCACATCAAAGCACAGAGAAACATGTTTCTTCAACCACATAGATTTAGTGAGGCCGTTGTTTGTCTGTCGGACTGTAGTTTAGCTCTGTGATTCCTATGTATTATATATTAGTGGCCATAAAGTCGGTGGTCTACGATTGCTTcgttaaatttgaatatctatTCCCTTGCTATATGCAccattcttttattcttttttcttccattttcatcccACTCTTGTAGCTGTGGCGGATGACAGACATACTTCCAATTGGAAGATTATTCTATGTTCTTCCTTCatcattaaacttttttttttcttttaaatttcaatccTATTATTCTCATTATTTCTCGAATATTTATACTcggtttgtatttttttttttttttttttttttttttttgacaatttaatatctttattatttaatttttgaactttaaGAACTTTTAAGGAGGATGATGGATGTGTTTGAGATATAATTGAAGTAATCGTGAGGATGGCTGTGCTCTTGCGGGCGCGGGATTGAAGGCATGTATAAGTAGTAGCGCCTTTCTATCGCAAGCAATTTCTGTGGAATCTTCGCCACCAGAAATGGAAGCTTTGAGCACAAATGCATCAGTTCCTTCCCCGAAGTTTGAACCTGATATCGAGAAAATTAAGCGAACGCTCCTCCAGAAGGGTGTCCATCCCACTCCCAAAATCGTCCGCTCACTCTGCAAGAAAGAAATTCAGAAGCACAATCGCAAACTCAAGCGACTGGCTGAACGACAAGACGCTCAGTCGCCACCCCTTTCTGAGTCCCAGAAGCAGCTAATCGAGGAGGAAACTCATTTTCTGACGTTGAGAAGCGAGTACAAGGAGTTCTCGAAGGCCATTGAGGCTAGACCAGCCGGTGGCTTGATGGTCGGAAGGCCTTGGGAGAGACTGGAAAGAGTTAACCTTAAAGAGCTTACCGGTTTTAGAACGGAGTACAATCGGGATAATCTGAAGAAGGAGAGTTTGAGAGAATTGAGGAAACTGTTTGAGGCTCGTAAGCTCGAGGAATTGCAATGGGTTTTAGACGACGATGTGGAACTGAAGGAAGAGTGGTTGGGTAGTGAAAATGGTCAATCTGACGCCGTGAAACGGAGGCGCGGCGACGGAGAGGTTATTCGGTTCCTTGTTGATAGGTTTGTTTTGGTTAAGTTCGGTTTCTAATCAATTACCGACGACTATGAAATGTTCGATAACTCGATAGCAACGTTACTATTTTCAGGCTTAGTTCGAGACCAATTTCCATGAGAGATTGGAAATTCTCAAGGATGATGATACAGTCAGGATTGCAGTTTAATGAAGGTCAActacttaaaattttggatgCTCTTGGTGCCAAGGGATGCTGGAAACAGGCCTTATCAGTGGTTGAGTGGGTGTACAATCTTAAAAGTCACAGCCATTCTAAAAGCAGGTAAGTTCCTTTATCCATACTGAATTACATATGTGAAAAACTAGACTGGCGAATGTTGTCTATTACCTTCTTTGTTGGAAACTTCCTCaattttgattcatttctaCTCATACATGTTTTGGTCAATGTATTAGCTTCATTTTTTAGTTCACTCATGAAGTCAGTGTTTTTCTGTTATTAAAGAACTTGTACCTTTTGCAGGTTTGTCTATACAAAACTTTTAGCTGTTCTTGGGAAGGCAAGGAAACCTCAGGAAGCCCTTcagatatttaatttgatgagAGTAATGTTGTAGTGCGTTTGTCCTTcatattcctttcttttttctttatgtatGTGATGTTGTTAGATATGATATAGTTGTCTTATTCAGGGAGATGGCCAGATATATCCTGATATGGCTGCATATCACAGTATAGCTGTGACGCTGGGTCAAGCTGGTCTCTTGAAACAATTGctgaaaattattgaatgcATGAGGCAGCAACCGTCTAAAAAAGTTAGGAACATGTGCCGTAAATATTGGGATCCTGCAGTTGAACCTGACCTTGTTATATATAACGCTGTAAGATACCATATTTATGTAGCATTTTGACACGTCCTTAGAAATTCGACGTATTTAAAGGAATGCTAAAATACTCCACGTGACATGAATTACTAGTAGTACTACCTTTTTTTCATTGTTCAGTCATTATACTAGTAGAAGTAGCTAATCCCCCTAAAATTACTGCTAGATTTTGAACGCATGCATTCCCACCCTTGAGTGGAAAAGTGTCTACTGGGTGTTCACACAATTGAGAAAGAATGGTTTAAAACCTAATGGAGCAACATATGGACTTTCTATGGAGGTACTTGCTGTATCCTATTTCTTGAATTGAACCNtttttttttttttttttttcatttattggaGTTTGGTGGTGCCTGAATGAGATTATGAATGGAGGCCGTGAGGTTAATACCGGAAAAGAGCTCTCTCTCGCACTTACACGCATACTTTGATTCGAAGTTATTGTTTTGAGATAGGATGGTATTTGTCTTTTGTATGCGCAGTCTATGCTTTTGCCTATTTATGTTCTTTCACTGAAGGGCTACATTACTGATCAAGTATAAATTCAACCTCTCTCTCATTGGATTTGAACTAGGAGGAGAATATCAATTCTAAGAGGAATATCTGGGGTGAATCCTTTCATTCTAACCAATGTCTTAGAAGGATTAAGGCGGCCTTGAGTCTTTTCCTCTTGAAGAGTCTAGGCGTAAGCCTCGAGGTGGTATGAGGTGCAAGCTTCAAGTATTACTAAACATAACAGTcatataaaagttttaaaaaaaatgttcaaatcgTCACTAttcaatcttttatttttttttgaagaatgaagcaaattaatattattcttctAAGAGGCATAGAGacttaaaaatcaagaaagtGATTAGTAGCCTTGTTCTCCAACCATGTTTATATTGAATCTCGAAATCATATCCAAGCAGTATAGTTAACCACCTCTAATGCTCGGCACTAACTAATCACTACAAATATTTGAACCTTCGCTCTTGGAAACTGTCTCCCAAGGAGATAGAGCTAGGCCCACCAATTCTCCCAGTGTAAGTTAATTGAGTTGATGACTTCTCCTTCTTCCTATCAGTGTATATAATAGCATATTATTTACTGCAGCTTTGcccttttttccattttcttgtgCTGATGACTAGTTAGACCCTCCAGGATATTCTTGGAACGTTTCCTAGTAAGCTAGGattgatgttttattttttaataagtgGCAACTTGTCTGATGTCTTGAATGGATGAAAGTATGTCACTACATATTTGTCTGTCTTTgatatatttgtaattaaacCTTATGACACATGATTGTTGAAAGGTTATGCTGAAATCTGGTAAGTATGAGCAAGTTCACATGCTCtttacaaaaatgaagaatagtGGATCAACACTGAAGGCAAATACTTACAGAGGTAGTTTCATTTGCATGTTTTCTACAAATGGTGGTTGTCTGGACCCTTGACTTGATATATCTCTGACTTGTGACTGTAGTTCTTGTCAAAGCTTTTTGGGAGGAAGGAAATGTCAGTGGAGCTATTGAGGCAGTCAGGGACATGGAACAAAGAGGAGTAGTTGGATCTGCCAGTGTCTATTATGAACTAGCTTGTTGTCTATGCTACCATGGGAGGTGGCAAGATGCATTAGTAGAGGTGGGTTCCTCGTCAATATATATCTTACTTATTTAGCATATGACCTTTTAGGACCTTTGTTAAGAAtcgtttctttctttgattctaGAATCTATACATCCTGGCTTCAGTGAATTTATGTTCGACCTGCAATgatggttttcttttctttcttcttcttcatgatTCTTGCAATAAATCTTTCCAAAAGGGTTGCAGCAAtgtttataacaatttaaaatctaGGCATTATAATTATGcattcaaattttgtgaaaatacatcatcatatttaGATTGTGTAACAATAGCAGGCTTGgaatttcttttctcattATTAAATGTGGCTGCAGgtggaaaaaatgaaaacactATCACACATGAAACCTTTGGTGGTGACCTTTACTGGCATGATCTTATCTTCCTTTGATGGTGGACATATTGATGATTGTATATCTATTTTCGAGTACATGAAGCAAAAATGTGCGCCAAATATAGGAACCATAAACACCATGCTTAAAGTTTTTGGTCGAAATGATATGTTTTCTAAAGCTAAAGATTTATATgaagaaataaagagaaaagcTGATCATTCCTCCCAGAGTAGTGCTGTTTCTTCTATAGTCCCAGATCAATATACGTATGACTCAATGCTTCAGGCAGCTGCGAGTGCACAGCAGTGGGAATATTTTGAGAATGTATACAGGGAAATGGCTCTATCGGGATACCGGCTTGATCAGAGTAAGCATGCAATGCTACTTGTGGAAGCATCAAGAGCTGGGAAGgtaaaatctatttttatttcattgatCTAGATTCTAGAACCTTTAACCTGTACGATATGCAACTCAATTCTTGAAAACTGCATGCTAGTAGAACGCGTCAGGTGTTTGGTTATTTCTCGACATTgaccttttaattttatatcttccTTTATTTGTTGAGAAGTTATTCTTGAATAGATGGGCACCTGAACTAATATGCTTCAGTTTATCGATTTCAGTGGTATCTTTTAGATCATGCATTTGACACAATCTTGGAAGCTGGACAGATTCCCCATCCACTGTTGTTCACAGAACTGATATTGCAACTTACAACTCAAGATAACTATGAGCAGGCTGTCACCTTAGTTAGGACCATGAGTTATGCTCCATTTCAAGTAAGTGAAAGGCAATGGACAGAAGTTTTTGAAGGTAACACGGACAGAATTTGTTGGAATAACTTGAAAAAACTGTCGGATGCTCTTAGCGACTGTGATGCATCAGAAGCCACAGTTTCGAACCTGTCAAGGTCACTGCAACCTCTTTGCAAACGTGGCATACCAGAAAACACCTCCCAGTCTATAGTCAGTGACCATGATACAACGGATGGACTACAACTTCCTGGATCTGAAAACATGGAGAATATGAAGCTTCACCTAGATCACGTCACTGATTGTTGTGAAGGGTCATTGGATATAATTCCTGTTAATCATGCAAGCTTGAACTGTGATTCAAAGATGCCCCCTTGGTCACTGAGTCTTTCTGATGGTGTTTTAGAAACTGGGAAGTTTTCAGATCGGTCCAACAATGAGCGCTCAACTTTTGATTTGCGTGATGACAGCGAAGATGATGAGGAAGAACTTAGCATGTTACTTGATGGATTTGATGATCCTTATGATTCAAACTTACCTTCTGTCGATGAAATACTGAAAACCTGGAAAGAGGAGAGGAAAAACGATGGGTTATATCTCCACCCTTAAATTAGTACACTTAAGTAGTGTCTTGTTTATTGTCTGTATATGGTACGTATTTACACACTTTGCATATCCATAGCTTTAATAGTTAATAGTAAGGCAGCCTTTTTCCAAAACGCAGGAAAGAACGTTCTACTGGTAATCATCCTCCCAAATGGAAGagtatatgatataattaaatatataatatatagtctTAAAATTGTACATTTAAAGGGTAACGtggacttttcctttattttttactattattcttcaaattctcaagTAGCTTCGAAGGGTGACTAATGGAAGGGGAAACCCTAAGGAACACCGATTAACCTCGGCTTCTTCTGCGTGTCGAACCTCGGTGCTTGCCAATATCATCATTGACAGTGTCCGCCAGTAACCCTAATTCCTCGAAATGTCATCAATTGTCTCTAAACTTCCGGCCAAAGCTTTAGTGAGACGTCTCACTGTCGCTTCAAGACCATTGCTAGTTCGCTCCCTCAGCACCGTCTCCGAGGAACGAACCCAGAAACTCGAGAGGATCGCCGATGAGATGCTCGACCTTACTAAAATCGAACGGCATGACTATGCCATCCTCTTCCGGTTGAAAATGGGGTTAAACAAGTACGGGCCTGCAGTTTCTGGGATAAGTGCACCAGGTTCAGCCGCCGCTGGATCTGCCTCTGCCGTAGCAAAGGAGGCTGAGAAAACCGTGTTTGATATAAAGCTCGAGAAATTTGATGCGGCGGCGAAGATCAAGATCATAAAGGAGGTAAGAACGTTCACTGATTTGGGTCTGAAGGAGGCTAAGGATTTGGTGGAGAAGGTGCCCGTGGTGCTCAAGAAGGGAGTAACGAAGGATCAGGGAAACCCAATTATTGAAAAGCTTAAGGAATTGGGAGCTACTGCGGTACTGGAATGACTTCGTTTTTTCCCCCCTCGTCATTTCGTTTGTTCGTTCTGGAGTAGAATAATGCTGCCACTTGTTTGAGTTCTCCACTGGATTTTCAATGAGAATCACTTCATTTCTGACGTTCTTAGGCGGACCTGAAGAATTTAACAAGTTCATATTCCTCATGTAAACGAAGAGCATGAATCTGTTCTAATAGCTCTTCCTATCTGTCTCTACTCATGTGAAATGtgatatatgaaaaatgtgtACTTCAAGTTTTGCAAGATTTCCTTGAGGTGAGCCTGAGATTGTTGAAGAGCAATGAAACAATTCTCATTCCGCTACTTCCACCGTTGCCTTATATGTATTGGTCAATGGCAATGGATGCTTTTTATGGGTTGTTCATAAGTTGCTGAAGATATACAATCATGCTAATAGCCCTCCATTGTGTGGCATCCTTCAGAATCAAAGGTGCATTTAGAAACCCATGTTTATAAGGATTTTTTAGAATGAAAGTGGCGAGATATCCATCTagtcaattaatttttactaATAAATTCTCCCCTTGTTTTCCCTCCACAAACGAATTGGACCTTTCATAAGAACGCCGAATACAATTCTAGCTGCCAAATTACGGATCTTATGGGAACTTTTAAGAACATCCTCTTAGGCTTGAGTTTCTATTACATAGTATATGTTCAAGTTCAAATCATGGTTTTATTAATCTTGTAGTGTCATGGTCGATTGCTGATCGAACCAAAGTATAGCAatgagatttctttttttatcacTAATAAATGATAGTGTTCATTTCCTCCGGTTGAGGAGGTTCATACCTGCAGAAACGCTTCGATCAGCAATTCAGTTGTCCTTTATTTTCCAAAACCGGGATTATACCTGCTGGACACACCATTCAAGTCAAGATGTTAGCTCTTTTGGCTGCTCTGTTTCAAAGTAGGGTGAGTGTCTTACCTACTTCAGTGATTAGAACAATGGAGAGAGAAAGCACAATTGGGTTGAGAAACTTCTTCCCAGTTGTGTATTGGGTGAACAGAAAATCTTAATTTACAAATTCGATTTGTCTTAGAATCATCAAGACATGTCGAGAAAACACCCTTTTTAAGATTAAGTAcgcatctctctctctccaaaatCCTTTActctttgtttgatttgaaaatCACATTACCGACATACACTTCTGATGATACGATCCCCAGAAGCCGTTTTTCTCACAAGGCAATCATAATTCTGCAGATTTACAACGCTAACAATATCTACAGTTTAGTTACAATCACTTGCACATGGAAATGCAGCAGCCAGCAGCACCTTCATCTTCTCAGAATACATTGCCTACAGTTGTCATTGCAAAGTTTTGTTATCtgccaaaataaaataaaagggagcgaaaagaaaaaggtcaAGTGACAGAAAAATCAATAGGCTTGAATTTTCCTTCTCATGGTTGTTTCGTAACATACAAGTCCAATAATGCCAGACATCAATGCAATAAAAGCAAGTGCTAAATGATATACATCGCAAGATGGTGAACATGGTGAATAACAAaagattttcattaaatttataacaCAGGTACATATGTGAGTGTACAGTGTCCTAATTAAACAAGATATGCAGGAGCATTAAGTACGTAGTAATTTATGACTGAAGCAGTGCGTTGCATTACCTTGGAGAAGAACTTTCTGAACAGGACTTCTACTAGGGAATGTTCTGCACTCCAACGCCTTCATTGCTGCTTCAGCAAAAACTTGTGCTGATTCAGCTTCAGCCTCTGCTTCTTCTGCTTCCCTTGCTGCCCTTTCAGCCTCTGCAATGGCAGCCTCTGCCTCAGCGACTGCACGTGCAGCAGCTATAGCTGCCTCCTCTGCAGTCATTACCTTCATCTTTGAAAGTTCCGAGTCAACCTGGGATTTAGTGATGATTTTGACTTCACTCTTCTCGGCCTTTGAAGAATCCAAGTGCTTGTTCTCAAGGAGTAACAATGGAACATTTCTTCTTCCAGATAAGGCAGAATTTGGAGCAATTCTGTACTTATGCTTTACCTACCCAAACAAAATCCATATAAATGATCTAATAGCAAATTTCAGCATTACCATTCATTTGCCAGCGTCAAGTCCACCATTttctttgtgattttttttttacgaattCAGTATTACTTGCATCATAGTTTACAACGGTGCCTTGAGTTATCAATATATCACACTTTTAACTTCTcagaatgaaaaggaaaataatactCTAATTTGAGCATAATAGATCATCCTCCAGAAATGTTTTCTGAAATTGTGCTTTCAATGAAATACTCTAGCATCAGGGTCCATTAAACCCCTCCTCCATCACAATCTGACTAAGCAAACTCTTTTAGAAGATATTTGATACTAGTTATGGTTCCACAACAAATCCCGTACAAAGTTGAGAGAAACGAGACCAGACTTTAAATGTAGAGCCACAATTTGGACAAAGTAGGGACACATAAAACAATGAAGGCATAGCACTTGTAGCTGGCAGAGTCCATCGATATGCCATGTTACACATCTAATCCTCCTTGGGAAAATGGCTGCAAAAAATTGGTGCAAGTTTCTTATTTGATCACTGAACAAGAGAACGCCGTCTATAGGGGGATAAGTTcaggaaaaggaaaaccaaGCACCTACTACAAAGCTTCCTCTTCTTATTGTCTTCACACATATTGGGCTGGGCCCGGAATATAACATATGTCACACTTTAGGAAGAAGGGCACAACATAGGTGAGGATGTATTCGCCTGTTTTCGATACTAGACACGTCTGGCATTATAGGTAGATTGAGATGTCACCTATCACGAGAGACGACTCCTCCATACCTATTAGACTTCTCCAGAGTCTGATATATACGAGGGCACCCCTACTTATGCAAAGGAAGCGCAATGACCACATGGATCTTAGAAGTAGGAAACGTGAGACTAAGTGTGCTCTAGAACCCGTATACACCTTGATGCCACTTACATCCTTGGAATAGGAGTACGTTGGGTATATGAACCTTAAGAGCCTAAGAGGACTAGAAATGAACCCAAGTCATGGAATTGGCAACTTTGGGATTCTGATTGAGCACATACCTTAAGAAACATTGAGTAGAAGAAGTTTCGATGAGAGCCTaaatgtataatttttatactcatttcCCACGACAGTTGAGGACATGACCATAGATTAGTGTAACGTAGAATTTGTTGTGGGATCTGGAGGGGTTTATTTAGGGTTTGTAAAGGAATGAGGGATGCGGATATTTTGGAGTGAAGCTGAGGCTTGTAGGAGAGAAAGTTGGTCTCTCTCAAATGTGCCGGAAGTTATCTTGTTCTGTAGAGTTTTCTTTGTGATTTCTATCttgatttccttttcttaatTGTAAGGACGTGTTGAATCTCTTCATTATAGGTTAGAAATCGCAACAGGGATTGTATTCCCTGTTTCCATATATTGATGGGTTTTTCCGATTGCAGGGAAGAAGATACCTAACACCAATTTCATGACTTGCCAATGTAAGGACTCCATTCTTGGGATGGCAAACACTGTTGCGATTAGTTCTTTTACATACACCAAGGCTGCCCTTGCTCCTCACTGACCCAACCCCCACAACGTAGGGGCCATCCTCAACAACAAACAACCGCTCAATTTTCGGTAAAAAAGGAACCAAGAAATTTACCATGGATCGTTTTAGCTACTGACAAGCTTGTTGGTCTTAGGCGTATCTATGAACTGGTCCCTTCTCATTAGTTCCATGAGTGGCCACAAAATGTGTCCATCATcctttataaattttctttagtaCCCAGTTAAACCAAGGAACTACGCTAATTCCTTCGACATTCTTGAAACACACGAGACACGCAAGGATTGATTTTTGTGCTGATCAGCTGATACCCCATACTTCGTAATATATGACTGAGGTACTCCAGATCCATTTAGGCAAACACACATTTTCTGGAGGTCAGCATACTGCCTTTGATCATGAGGCAATGCATCCAAGTGCTGGACACAAGAATCCAGACTAGGGCTACAAACCAAAATgccactaaaaaaaaacacaaacaaatcaCCTCAAATAACACCTCGTCGTCAAGCATGACCTGTCTACTAAAGCAATGACTTGTGTCCCATTGATAAAATCTCAATTCAAAGAATTTGTTTCCCCAACCAAACAATTTCAAGAACCGACTGCCAAGAGGATTACTCAAACAGCAGGGGTCACACGATTTTGAGTGGTTTGCTCCCTCCTACTAACAACTAGAACCGGCTTACCCCTTTCCCCCTCcccttttgatttattttttttacattgtAGTTTCAAACCTTACTTTCCCCCTAGACATTCCACACGAACACTCCCCGTGGACTGACACACTCTCGTgcataaaagttcaaaaaacaTCCTTCCAATTACCCTAACTATTCTATAATTCTCTAAGCCACTGCTCCTTCACACCTTCCTCCAAGCAAAGACATTAGCACAGGCTTACCAGTCATATTCAATTAGCTTTATGGCTCAACAGTCTCGAGACTTGAAAGCAGCTAGAATAATTGTTGTTCCATACAATTTCTGGATTATAGTAGGAGAATTACCTTTATCAACTTTCCATTTGCAGTCATAtgctttaattttgttgaaagGAGTTTTTTAAGGTTTGGTGGAGCCCAGTAATGTTCCTGCACGAAGAACAAATgataacttcaaattttatagaatcatttttgtcaacaaaaaaacaatcatgTAGAGGCATCAAGGTAAGATGGAACTGAGAATTGCATAAACTAGGGTCATATGTGTGACTTCAAATGACCAGAGTACACAATTTGATAGggatttaaattatgaataaaaaagacCCAGGAACTGAAAGTATATAACTAAGTACCCAATCTTAGAGATGATAAAACTGCGTGAAAGAAGTGAATTAGATAAACACGAGGAAAACCTTTTCGAAATCTCTTGGGTTTTTGTTAGATGTCTTATCActctttttgttcctttcctCCTCTTTTAATGAAAAGCTCTTTCTTATTTTAGACACACACACAGAGGCTAGCATGAAAAGCTATAAACAGATCAATAAATCACATTTTAGTAGACTTTTGACTGGTTGGCATCCCTTCCacagaaagaaaatgacatatAACAGGAGGTCATAGCAATTACAACACTAAGGTCTTGATAATTGTCCATTCTGCGCACAAGAAATAATGAAGGACACAGCAGTGAATACTAAGGTAGGCAGGAAAGGTAAGATCTTTACTGCACATACAAAATTGCAAACATTTGGATTCAAAGGTGTTATGCATTAGCACCTCTATGTACAGAGCAATTGCAGCCCGGTCAGAACCTCTTGGCTCCTTTAAGTTGTTAATCGCCT includes these proteins:
- the LOC111803094 gene encoding telomere repeat-binding factor 2-like isoform X2; the encoded protein is MEQANGAQYSRILSSAQFCINAQMWISRCLTPPPSSCSITRVIESQDVEIRQASHDKWRNINVTAIWGSRQKAKLALKKNSLALKHHDNPMALSTMLQNEEIVDAKPLAISNGTTRTNAPKEPLARLDRLISEAINNLKEPRGSDRAAIALYIEEHYWAPPNLKKLLSTKLKHMTANGKLIKVKHKYRIAPNSALSGRRNVPLLLLENKHLDSSKAEKSEVKIITKSQVDSELSKMKVMTAEEAAIAAARAVAEAEAAIAEAERAAREAEEAEAEAESAQVFAEAAMKALECRTFPSRSPVQKVLLQGNVF
- the LOC111803093 gene encoding uncharacterized protein LOC111803093; the encoded protein is MSSIVSKLPAKALVRRLTVASRPLLVRSLSTVSEERTQKLERIADEMLDLTKIERHDYAILFRLKMGLNKYGPAVSGISAPGSAAAGSASAVAKEAEKTVFDIKLEKFDAAAKIKIIKEVRTFTDLGLKEAKDLVEKVPVVLKKGVTKDQGNPIIEKLKELGATAVLE
- the LOC111803092 gene encoding pentatricopeptide repeat-containing protein At5g67570, chloroplastic: MEALSTNASVPSPKFEPDIEKIKRTLLQKGVHPTPKIVRSLCKKEIQKHNRKLKRLAERQDAQSPPLSESQKQLIEEETHFLTLRSEYKEFSKAIEARPAGGLMVGRPWERLERVNLKELTGFRTEYNRDNLKKESLRELRKLFEARKLEELQWVLDDDVELKEEWLGSENGQSDAVKRRRGDGEVIRFLVDRLSSRPISMRDWKFSRMMIQSGLQFNEGQLLKILDALGAKGCWKQALSVVEWVYNLKSHSHSKSRFVYTKLLAVLGKARKPQEALQIFNLMRGDGQIYPDMAAYHSIAVTLGQAGLLKQLLKIIECMRQQPSKKVRNMCRKYWDPAVEPDLVIYNAILNACIPTLEWKSVYWVFTQLRKNGLKPNGATYGLSMEVMLKSGKYEQVHMLFTKMKNSGSTLKANTYRVLVKAFWEEGNVSGAIEAVRDMEQRGVVGSASVYYELACCLCYHGRWQDALVEVEKMKTLSHMKPLVVTFTGMILSSFDGGHIDDCISIFEYMKQKCAPNIGTINTMLKVFGRNDMFSKAKDLYEEIKRKADHSSQSSAVSSIVPDQYTYDSMLQAAASAQQWEYFENVYREMALSGYRLDQSKHAMLLVEASRAGKWYLLDHAFDTILEAGQIPHPLLFTELILQLTTQDNYEQAVTLVRTMSYAPFQVSERQWTEVFEGNTDRICWNNLKKLSDALSDCDASEATVSNLSRSLQPLCKRGIPENTSQSIVSDHDTTDGLQLPGSENMENMKLHLDHVTDCCEGSLDIIPVNHASLNCDSKMPPWSLSLSDGVLETGKFSDRSNNERSTFDLRDDSEDDEEELSMLLDGFDDPYDSNLPSVDEILKTWKEERKNDGLYLHP
- the LOC111803094 gene encoding telomere repeat-binding factor 2-like isoform X1, coding for MEQANGAQYSRILSSAQFCINAQMWISRCLTPPPSSCSITRVIESQDVEIRQASHDKWRNINVTAIWGSRQKAKLALKKNSLALKHHDNPMALSTMLQNEEIVDAKPLAISNGTTRTNAPKEPLARLDRLISEAINNLKEPRGSDRAAIALYIEEHYWAPPNLKKLLSTKLKHMTANGKLIKVKHKYRIAPNSALSGRRNVPLLLLENKHLDSSKAEKSEVKIITKSQVDSELSKMKVMTAEEAAIAAARAVAEAEAAIAEAERAAREAEEAEAEAESAQVFAEAAMKALECRTFPSRSPVQKVLLQDNKTLQ
- the LOC111803094 gene encoding telomere repeat-binding factor 2-like isoform X3; the encoded protein is MGAPKQKWTAEEEAALKAGVIKHGAGKWRTILTDPEFSSILHQRSNVDLKDKWRNINVTAIWGSRQKAKLALKKNSLALKHHDNPMALSTMLQNEEIVDAKPLAISNGTTRTNAPKEPLARLDRLISEAINNLKEPRGSDRAAIALYIEEHYWAPPNLKKLLSTKLKHMTANGKLIKVKHKYRIAPNSALSGRRNVPLLLLENKHLDSSKAEKSEVKIITKSQVDSELSKMKVMTAEEAAIAAARAVAEAEAAIAEAERAAREAEEAEAEAESAQVFAEAAMKALECRTFPSRSPVQKVLLQDNKTLQ